Proteins encoded within one genomic window of Triticum aestivum cultivar Chinese Spring chromosome 2D, IWGSC CS RefSeq v2.1, whole genome shotgun sequence:
- the LOC123054139 gene encoding protein IQ-DOMAIN 22 encodes MGWASRWLRGLLGGGKKAGEHKPEREKKRWGFGKSFREKDPVRPPAPPVQRAATPRRTYAASDDGGDEQNKRAIAVAAATAAVAEAAVAAAQAAAAVVRLTSSGRCPPAGAKHEEWAAVRIQAAFRGYLARRALKALRGLVKLQALVRGNIVRRQAAETLRCMQALVSVQSRARATRATRSRQAAAHPGATTPEKYEQAAYDGALRHGRSGSLKGGSSKTPGSERMSRERSESCGRNWLDRWVEERYMDDEKNAKILEVDPGKPGRHASKRRSSSGGHHHQSSCSTRTSEQNSRSYATMPDSPSRDSTTAQQSVPSPSSVGMGAAEALSPLRLPADLAAELYESPQFFSATSRAGSSKRGGAFFTPTKSECARSLFGGYSDYPNYMSNTESFRAKARSQSAPKQRPLYEKSGSLRKASAHAFAPGAAAGQRSSASASLHAKFTNKAYPGSGRLDRLGMPVKY; translated from the exons ATGGGGTGGGCTTCAAGGTGGCTCCGCGGGCTGCTTGGCGGCGGCAAGAAGGCCGGCGAGCACAAGCCGGAGAGGGAGAAGAAGCGCTGGGGCTTCGGCAAGTCCTTCCGGGAGAAGGACCCGGTGCGTCCACCGGCGCCGCCGGTGCAGCGGGCGGCGACGCCCCGCCGCACCTATGCGGCGTCggatgacggcggcgacgagcagAACAAGCGCGCTATCGCCgtggccgcggcgacggcggcggtggccgaGGCCGCCGTTGCCGCGGCGCAGGCGGCCGCCGCCGTGGTGCGGCTGACCAGCAGTGGCCGGTGCCCGCCGGCCGGGGCGAAGCACGAGGAGTGGGCGGCCGTCCGGATCCAGGCCGCTTTCCGTGGCTACCTG GCGAGGCGCGCACTGAAGGCGCTCCGCGGGCTGGTGAAGCTGCAGGCGCTGGTCCGCGGCAACATCGTCCGGCGGCAGGCGGCCGAGACGCTCCGGTGCATGCAGGCGCTCGTCAGCGTGCAGTCCCGCGCGCGCGCCACCCGCGCCACCCGCTCCCGGCAGGCCGCAGCACACCCG GGCGCGACGACGCCGGAGAAGTACGAGCAGGCGGCTTATGATGGCGCGCTCAGGCACGGCCGCTCCGGCTCACTGAAG GGAGGGTCGTCAAAGACACCGGGCAGCGAGAGGATGAGCAGGGAGAGGTCAGAATCTTGCGGGAGGAACTGGCTGGATCGGTGGGTGGAGGAGAGGTACATGGATGACGAGAAGAACGCCAAGATTCTCGAGGTGGACCCCGGCAAGCCCGGCCGGCACGCATCCAAGAGGCGAAGCAGCAGCGGCGGCCACCACCACCAGTCGTCGTGCTCGACCAGGACGTCCGAGCAGAACAGCCGGAGCTACGCGACGATGCCGGACTCGCCGTCCAGGGACTCAACCACGGCGCAGCAGTCCGTGCCCAGCCCGTCATCGGTGGGCATGGGCGCGGCGGAGGCCCTGAGCCCGCTGCGCCTGCCGGCGGACCTGGCGGCGGAGCTGTACGAGAGCCCGCAGTTCTTCTCGGCGACGTCGCGGGCGGGGAGCTCGAAGCGGGGCGGCGCCTTCTTCACGCCGACCAAGAGCGAGTGCGCGCGCAGCCTCTTCGGCGGCTACTCCGACTACCCCAACTACATGTCCAACACGGAGTCGTTCCGGGCCAAGGCGCGGTCGCAGAGCGCGCCCAAGCAGCGGCCGCTGTACGAGAAGTCCGGGTCCCTCCGGAAGGCGTCGGCCCACGCCTTCGcgccgggggcggcggcggggcagaggTCGTCGGCGTCGGCGTCCCTGCACGCCAAGTTCACAAATAAGGCGTACCCTGGCTCCGGCCGGCTGGACCGGCTGGGCATGCCTGTCAAGTACTGA